From the Desulfofalx alkaliphila DSM 12257 genome, the window AACACCTTGAAACATGAGCTGATCTATCTTTTCGAGTATAGAACTGAACGTGAATTGGATGCTGCAGTAGCGGAATTTGCCTACGCTTGGTATAACCGAGTACGGCCTCACACGTTCAATGGTGGTCTAACACCGGCTGCTGCCAGAGTGGCTTGATACTATGTGCTGGTGTTACAATTTTGCTTGACCACGTCATGGCTTGATAATCAATAAGAAGAAAGTGTATCGCCTATGTAAGGAGTTAGATATTCTAGAACCCCAAAGACAAAAAACAATAAAATACCCTCGCAGAATTGCGATAAATAGAGAAGTAACAGATCCAAACCAGCTATGGGAAATGGATATAAAGTACGGCTATATAGCTGGGGAGAATCGCTTCTTTTATCTCTTAGGTGTCTTAGATATTTTTGATAGAACGCTTATAGATTATCACATAGGTCTTAACTGTGAAGGTAAACATGCTGCAAAGTTAATCCAAAGATGCCTTTGGAGAAGAAGCTTCTAGTCGAGGAAAATAAGCCAATTATTCGCACTGACAATGGTCCAATGTTATAGTAATATCTTTGAAGAGGCTTGTCATTCCTATGGCCTTGAACATGAGCGTATTCCGCCCAAGAACCCTAATAAAAATGCCAATATAAGTCTTTTCATGCCATATTTAGTAAGAGAACGTTTAACAAGGTATGAATTTAACAACTATCAAGAAGCGTATCAGGTTGTCGCTGAATTTATCCAGTTTTATAACAAAAGGCGCATTCATGGCAGCCTTAAAAACCTACCACCAGAGGTTTATAGCCAGCAAGTTGTTAATGGAAAAATATCAGGCATAGTAGTTAGAGCGTAAAGATATTACCTTTTCCTCCCAAAATCCTATAAAACCTTTGGACTGTAAATTGTCAAGAGCTGCGCAGCAGGGCGAAACCGTACTCTTTACAATTTATCAGGCCTATAGATTACAATCTAGGGAA encodes:
- a CDS encoding integrase core domain-containing protein, with the protein product ILHSEQGSQFTSKEFVRSCEALFIQQSMSRTGCPYDNAPIERYFNTLKHELIYLFEYRTERELDAAVAEFAYAWYNRVRPHTFNGGLTPAAARVA
- a CDS encoding integrase core domain-containing protein, which codes for MVQCYSNIFEEACHSYGLEHERIPPKNPNKNANISLFMPYLVRERLTRYEFNNYQEAYQVVAEFIQFYNKRRIHGSLKNLPPEVYSQQVVNGKISGIVVRA
- a CDS encoding IS3 family transposase, encoding MIINKKKVYRLCKELDILEPQRQKTIKYPRRIAINREVTDPNQLWEMDIKYGYIAGENRFFYLLGVLDIFDRTLIDYHIGLNCEGKHAAKLIQRCLWRRSF